One genomic segment of Coffea arabica cultivar ET-39 chromosome 6e, Coffea Arabica ET-39 HiFi, whole genome shotgun sequence includes these proteins:
- the LOC113697352 gene encoding uncharacterized protein, whose product MDGYFICGPPRNWRKELLKFCPRPRYDRVIGQWCEECKALPTQSLLIQPPSYDSASVIDGMLTPEEEEPLFGADRLECPRLKRRRPTHCTSCHGICRQRTDCQPCCQIKDCKFCPWESFLLDPSLQTISVESAKFPFLMVIKPGKKACFLQNLVLPVQVELKHREITPFCGNYRSIYDQIKRAPHCCFFFRCLYSRKSWMLLYERHPACCRKLSVLLLLNPLINQRIDLPVIGQVMVIQAAFSVSDVNNVNASPDCVFAIVNEANCDYSHSGKSDIFLAMWRPGWKKWEFCKAQYPHLSLDNYIGMVFCGKRVRCFTVDGWMYVFDLNGDEYSWGLLRHVHDPDEDVNKGFHIVVDDSDDSGRLMLTRAGGHRSYYFTISKDSNEILKIVTWLDEAGKTVYHFYRLDRLELEWIRLGDGEWMDRSWFFTGEFVFSTAVIGGAKIFRKSDAPSERDRVKFICHDLLRNSSHSLVGDFIRGSSWVCLGY is encoded by the exons ATGGACGG ATATTTTATCTGCGGGCCACCTCGGAATTGGAGGAAGGAGCTGCTCAAATTCTGTCCCCGTCCCCGTTATGACCGTGTTATTGGCCAATGGTGTGAAGAATGCAAAGCTCTACCCACTCAGAGTCTCTTAATTCAACCTCCTTCATATGACA GTGCATCGGTGATTGATGGCATGTTAACGCCTGAGGAAGAGGAACCTTTGTTTGGAGCTGATCGTTTAGAGTGTCCACGGCTTAAGCGTCGTCGACCAACACACTGTACATCCTGTCATGGAATCTGTCGTCAAAGAACAGACTGCCAGCCCTGTTGTCAGATAAAAGACTGCAAATTCTGCCCATGGGAATCATTTCTTTTAGATCCTTCGTTGCAGACCATTTCTGTAGAATCTGCTAAATTTCCCTTCCTGATGGTTATCAAACCTGGAAAGAAAGCATGCTTTTTGCAAAACTTGGTCTTACCTGTACAGGTGGAATTGAAGCACCGGGAGATTACGCCCTTTTGTGGTAACTATAGGAGCATTTATGACCAGATAAAGAGGGCCCCCCattgttgtttctttttccGCTGCTTGTATTCTAGAAAATCCTGGATGTTGCTTTACGAGAGACATCCTGCGTGCTGCCGTAAATTATCTGTCTTGCTATTGTTGAACCCTCTTATAAACCAAAGGATCGATCTTCCTGTCATTGGCCAAGTCATGGTCATTCAAGCCGCATTTTCTGTATCTGATGTAAATAATGTGAATGCTTCTCCTGATTGTGTTTTTGCTATTGTGAATGAAGCTAATTGTGATTATTCTCATAGTGGCAAGTCTGACATATTTTTGGCTATGTGGCGTCCTGGGTGGAAGAAATGGGAATTCTGTAAGGCTCAATATCCTCATCTGTCTCTTGACAACTATATTGGGATGGTGTTTTGCGGAAAACGAGTTCGTTGCTTCACTGTAGATGGGTGGATgtatgtttttgacttgaatgGTGATGAATACTCCTGGGGGCTTTTGAGACATGTCCACGACCCTGATGAAGACGTAAACAAAGGTTTTCATATTGTAGTTGATGACAGTGATGACAGTGGGCGTTTAATGCTTACTAGAGCAGGTGGACATAGATCATACTACTTCACCATCAGTAAAGATAGTAACGAGATACTGAAAATTGTAACTTGGCTAGATGAGGCAGGCAAGACAGTTTACCACTTTTACAGGTTGGATCGGCTGGAGTTGGAATGGATTAGGCTGGGTGATGGTGAGTGGATGGATAGAAGTTGGTTCTTTACTGGTGAGTTCGTCTTTTCTACAGCTGTAATTGGAGGAGCTAAGATATTCAGAAAATCGGATGCTCCATCTGAAAGAGACAGGGTGAAGTTTATCTGTCATGATTTGCTCAGAAATTCTAGCCATAGTCTTGTTGGAGATTTCATCCGTGGAAGTTCTTGGGTTTGCCTGGGGTATTGA
- the LOC113696981 gene encoding uncharacterized protein, with protein sequence MTTRLVTVPEFSEPQNKTGPKWGDETYLGQESYAVVQNIFDLESQKVVFKGVGEIKEFLCFCKSWILVRQSEDGNSLDSYCIVNPATEEVVDLPAYEYSFFPTAFGFDVNDENRPEDIIFFCFDINTQMFQCRLLYNDSIWLQLQVGGVEDLPTNVDNYMRPKNVLVDSENRSIWFTCDQCVCVFKYPKVDDGPVSYDVPLRFVCDDAPLSLVRLHKDIYVVTLDYLRRCFKVLKLEANFELQKLHSEPIVMEQQHWDLFIASGRSGYALLGEGTSSSKLYIANFLKDNPHWELDAECACYDFSTGETSVLVKCLSVHGCAYQHPGSYWECRCHSAWIHGNE encoded by the coding sequence ATGACAACCAGATTAGTGACAGTACCTGAATTTTCAGAACCGCAAAACAAAACAGGTCCGAAATGGGGAGATGAAACATATCTTGGACAGGAAAGTTATGCTGTTGTCCAAAACATTTTTGATCTTGAGAGTCAAAAGGTGGTCTTTAAAGGCGTAGGAGAAATCAAAGAATTTCTTTGTTTCTGTAAAAGTTGGATTCTGGTCCGTCAAAGTGAAGATGGAAATTCCCTGGATTCTTATTGCATTGTTAATCCAGCTACAGAAGAGGTTGTTGACTTGCCAGCTTATGAATACTCCTTTTTTCCTACTGCATTTGGTTTTGATGTGAACGATGAGAATAGGCCAGAAGATATCAtctttttctgttttgataTCAATACACAAATGTTCCAGTGTAGGTTGTTGTACAATGATTCGATCTGGCTACAACTGCAAGTGGGTGGTGTAGAAGACCTCCCTACCAATGTGGACAACTATATGAGACCAAAGAATGTGTTAGTTGATTCTGAGAATAGGTCCATATGGTTTACATGTGACCAATGTGTTTGCGTTTTCAAATACCCAAAAGTTGATGACGGTCCAGTGTCATATGATGTCCCTCTCAGGTTTGTGTGTGATGATGCGCCGTTAAGCTTGGTCAGGTTGCACAAAGATATTTATGTTGTGACTCTTGATTATTTGAGAAGATGTTTTAAGGTGTTAAAATTGGAAGCTAATTTTGAACTGCAAAAGCTGCACTCTGAACCTATTGTGATGGAACAACAGCATTGGGACTTATTTATAGCGTCTGGAAGATCAGGTTATGCCTTGTTAGGTGAAGGGACAAGCTCTTCCAAGCTGTACATTGCTAACTTTCTGAAGGACAATCCGCATTGGGAACTTGATGCAGAGTGTGCTTGTTATGATTTCTCAACCGGAGAGACATCAGTACTTGTTAAGTGTCTTAGTGTTCATGGTTGCGCCTATCAGCATCCTGGTTCATATTGGGAGTGCCGCTGCCACTCAGCATGGATACATGGGAATGAGTGA